The Cetobacterium sp. ZOR0034 region TTTAGAAAAGATGAACTTAATAAAATAGCTCAAGAAGTTGGAAAAAAAGTTGAAGTTATAAATATGATGGATTATGGAATGATGAAAGGGGATAAAATATTGAATTTTGCTCTTTCATTAATTGAGGAGTAGTTTGAATACTAGAAAAACTCTAGAACACTATATAGATGAAAACTTTCAAGGTACTTTAAAAGATATTCAAAAGATTATTAAAATAAAAACCGTAAAAGAGGAGAGCACCGATGGTGCTCCCTTTGGTTTAGGGATAAAAAAAGGATTGGAAGAAACATTAAAAATAGCACAAGATCTAGGGTTTAAAACTGTAAATTTAGATAACTATATTGGTTATGCTGAATTTGGAGAGGGAGAAGAGTATATAGGGATTTTAGGTCATATAGATGTAGTACCAGAGGGAGAGCATTCGAAATGGAGTGTACCACCTTTTAGTGGAGAGATAGTAGAAAGGAATATTATTTCAAGAGGAGCCTTAGATAACAAGGGACCAATTATTTCAGCCTTATACTCAATGAAAGCTTTGAAAGAGTGTATTCCAACTTTTAATCATAGAGTTAGAATAATATTTGGAACAAATGAAGAGAGTGGGGATGAAGATATAAAATATTATCTATCAAAAGAGAAGGCTCCAAAATATGCTTTTACTCCAGATGGACAGTTTCCAGTTGTATTTTCAGAAAAAGGGATATATACATTCTCTTTTAAAGATAGTTTTTTAAAAGAAGATACTTCGATATTGGATATAGTTGGAGGAACAAGATCAAATGTAGTTCCTGAAGAGGCGAAAGTATATTTAAAAAAAGATTTATTTCAAAAGGTTTTAAAAGAGTTAGAAAGTTTTAAAAATAGTTCGTGTAAATTTGAAGTTTTGGAGAAAGAGAACTACTTGGAGATTATATGTAAGGGAATACCAGCTCATGCTAGTTCTCCTCATAGAGGAATAAATCCAATAACATGGCTATTTAGATTTTTAAATGAGGTTATATCTGAAAAAGATTCTTTGAAAAGATTTGTTAATTTTATGGATAAGGTTGTCGGTATAGAAACTGATGGAAGGGGATTGGATATAAAAACTGAAAATGAGGAAACAGGAGATTTAACTTTAAGTTGTGGTATTGTAAAAGTGATGACTCAAGAAAAAAAATCTTCGATATACGTTAAGTTTAATATCAGATACCCTGTTACGACTAATGAAAAGCAGTTGGATGCTACACTTGATAAAGTGGGAAAAGATAATGAAGTAGAGTTTATAAAAGAAAATCATAATGCACCTTTATATTTTTCGAAGGAGCATCCGTTAGTTAAAAAACTTCAGAAGGTTTTTAAAGATATAACAGATAGAGATGATAAACCTGTAGCTTTAGGTGGAGGAACGTATGCGAAACTTATGCCAAATACAGTTGCATTTGGACCAAATTTTAAAGAGTTTAGAGGGAATCCTCATGGTTTTGATGAGAAAATGGATATAGATATGTTAAAACAGGGAATGTTAATGTATGCTTTGGGAGTTTTAGAATTAGCACATTAATTATGGAATTGAAATTTTAAATAAGCTATCTTAGTTTAGGGTACTTTAAAGGTACTTCTTACTAAGATAGCTTTTTTATTACTTTTATTAAAAATAATTATAGTTTAAATTTTAGGAGGAACAACAATGAATTACAATCAAAAAAATATGGAAGTCTATGAGATGTATTTAGATTCTAATAAGGCTAGAAATTATGAGACAATGAATACGACATATAAAATGTATAAGAGTAGAATGATAGACTATTTAAGCTATTTAAAAGAATATGAGGGGAATAAATTATTGTTATCTGAAGCAACAATAAAAAATTGTGTGAGTATTTTAAAAAGATATATAAATAATTGTAGAGATAATATTTTTGGATAATACTGAAAAAATATTAAGAGAATGCTTAGATTATAGAGAGAACAAGAACATAGCTTCTGATTGGTTATTCATAACAAAGAGTAAAGAAAGCTATGTACAAATGCAGCAAAGTACTATAAGAGAGCTAATAGGGTATGATAAATTTATTAAGTAATTTTTAAGATATAAATTTTGCTGCAGAATATACACCTCACAACGATACTAAAGTTGCAAAGGATCACTATATAAAAGCTCGTACTGGAGCAGAAAATAGAAGTAAAATACTTAAAATTAGAAGAGAAAAAGGTTTATGAGATAAAAAATACCCCCGTAGGGAGAGGTTTGAGGTTACCTTCTGTTTAACCATAACATTAAGATTAGAGAGATTCCTATAAAGAATACTCCACCATTAATGTTGATGGCTTCAATATTGATAATCATGCAAAACCTCCAAGTTGTGTGAAATTTTCTACCTTGTTCAAGGGCAGAAAAAAAGCTTTCACGAAAGTGAAAGCTTAAATTCTGAAC contains the following coding sequences:
- the pepV gene encoding dipeptidase PepV, which encodes MNTRKTLEHYIDENFQGTLKDIQKIIKIKTVKEESTDGAPFGLGIKKGLEETLKIAQDLGFKTVNLDNYIGYAEFGEGEEYIGILGHIDVVPEGEHSKWSVPPFSGEIVERNIISRGALDNKGPIISALYSMKALKECIPTFNHRVRIIFGTNEESGDEDIKYYLSKEKAPKYAFTPDGQFPVVFSEKGIYTFSFKDSFLKEDTSILDIVGGTRSNVVPEEAKVYLKKDLFQKVLKELESFKNSSCKFEVLEKENYLEIICKGIPAHASSPHRGINPITWLFRFLNEVISEKDSLKRFVNFMDKVVGIETDGRGLDIKTENEETGDLTLSCGIVKVMTQEKKSSIYVKFNIRYPVTTNEKQLDATLDKVGKDNEVEFIKENHNAPLYFSKEHPLVKKLQKVFKDITDRDDKPVALGGGTYAKLMPNTVAFGPNFKEFRGNPHGFDEKMDIDMLKQGMLMYALGVLELAH